Proteins from one Leptonema illini DSM 21528 genomic window:
- a CDS encoding DMT family transporter — MIRRFRAELFLILATMIWGGTFPAISVFLHYADAGYIVALRFAVASLVLLPFLFSGGFLTQLKAGFRDGIVLGALTFSGFYLQTLGLAYTTPAKSAFITYLLVIYVLVFQAVWDRRAPTLWNYISTAVLLTGAYVLVQPAAGEINRGDWITFISAGAFAGYILAVDRTHSEGRMASILFSQFLLCSAAGFALALLNGAPAPVWTPTSIALLLYLAIPASLITVFIMLKYQRATTPVRASILYAMEPLFATLIAIVYPGIWPGAHEWIGGFIILFGVMLSEASAFLRSRSVAKKPEVNAEEKQV; from the coding sequence ATGATCCGCCGATTCCGGGCCGAGCTTTTTTTAATCCTCGCTACGATGATCTGGGGCGGCACCTTCCCTGCCATCAGCGTCTTTTTGCACTATGCCGACGCCGGCTATATCGTCGCCCTGCGCTTTGCCGTCGCCTCGCTCGTTCTTCTGCCCTTTCTTTTCAGCGGCGGATTTCTCACGCAGCTCAAGGCAGGCTTTCGCGACGGCATCGTGCTCGGCGCCCTCACCTTCTCGGGCTTCTATCTGCAAACGCTCGGCCTTGCCTATACGACGCCGGCGAAGTCCGCCTTTATCACCTATCTGCTCGTTATCTATGTACTCGTCTTTCAGGCCGTATGGGATCGCCGTGCTCCGACTCTCTGGAACTATATCAGCACCGCCGTTCTTCTGACGGGGGCCTATGTGCTCGTACAGCCTGCCGCCGGCGAGATCAACCGAGGCGACTGGATCACCTTTATCTCGGCCGGCGCCTTTGCCGGTTATATTCTCGCCGTCGATCGCACACATTCCGAGGGGCGCATGGCCTCGATTCTGTTTTCGCAGTTCCTGCTCTGCTCTGCCGCGGGATTCGCCCTCGCCTTGCTTAATGGTGCGCCCGCTCCTGTCTGGACGCCTACTTCGATCGCCCTGCTTCTGTATCTTGCCATTCCTGCCAGCCTGATCACGGTCTTTATCATGCTCAAGTACCAGCGCGCCACGACGCCTGTGCGCGCCTCGATACTCTATGCCATGGAACCGCTTTTCGCCACACTTATCGCCATCGTGTATCCGGGCATCTGGCCCGGCGCCCATGAATGGATCGGCGGCTTCATCATTCTTTTCGGAGTTATGCTCTCTGAGGCGTCGGCCTTTCTGCGCTCACGTTCGGTAGCGAAAAAGCCAGAGGTAAACGCCGAAGAAAAGCAGGTGTGA